Proteins from one Bos indicus x Bos taurus breed Angus x Brahman F1 hybrid chromosome 19, Bos_hybrid_MaternalHap_v2.0, whole genome shotgun sequence genomic window:
- the SLC16A13 gene encoding monocarboxylate transporter 13, which translates to MAYRAEPPDGGWGWMVVLSAFFQSALVFGVLRSFGVFFVEFVAAFEEPAARVSWIASIGIAVQQFGSPVGSALSTKFGPRPAVMTGGILTALGMLLASFATSLTHLYLSIGLLSGSGWALTFTPTLACLSRYFSRRRSLAMGLALTGVGLSSFAFAPLFQWLLNHYAWRGALLLVSALSLHLVACGALLRPLSLAEDPVVGGPGAQITSLLRHGPFLRYTVALTLINTGYFIPYVHLVAHLRDLGWDPLPAAFLLSVAAISDLVGRVASGWLGDAVPGPVARLLMLWTTLTGVILALYPVADAPTGLVALTMAYGFTSGALTPVAFSVLPELVGTGKIYCGLGLVQMVESIGGLLGAPLSGYLRDVTGNYTASFVVAGAFLLAGSGVLITLPHFFCFSAPTSKPQDLVTEALDTKVPLPEEGLGED; encoded by the exons ATGGCTTATAGGGCCGAGCCCCCCGACGGGGGCTGGGGATGGATGGTGGTACTCTCAGCGTTCTTCCAGTCGGCGCTGGTGTTCGGGGTGCTCCGTTCCTTCGGCGTCTTCTTTGTGGAATTTGTGGCGGCGTTTGAAGAGCCGGCCGCGCGAGTCTCCTGGATCGCCTCCATAGGAATCGCGGTGCAGCAGTTTGGGA GTCCAGTGGGCAGTGCGCTGAGCACGAAGTTCGGTCCCAGGCCTGCGGTGATGACCGGGGGTATCCTGACTGCACTGGGGATGCTGCTTGCCTCCTTTGCTACCTCCTTAACCCACCTGTACCTGAGTATTGGGTTGCTCTCAG GATCTGGCTGGGCCTTGACCTTCACTCCAACCCTGGCCTGCCTGTCCCGTTACTTCTCTCGCCGGCGATCCCTGGCCATGGGGCTGGCACTGACGGGCGTGGGCCtctcctcctttgcttttgcCCCACTCTTCCAATGGCTGCTCAACCACTATGCCTGGCGGGGGGCCCTACTGCTGGTGTCGGCCCTCTCCCTTCACTTGGTGGCCTGCGGTGCTCTTCTCCGTCCACTTTCCCTGGCTGAGGACCCTGTTGTGGGTGGCCCTGGGGCCCAGATCACCTCCCTCCTGCGTCACGGCCCCTTCCTCCGTTACACCGTTGCCCTCACCCTGATCAACACTGGCTACTTCATTCCCTACGTGCACCTGGTGGCCCATCTTCGGGACCTGGGTTGGGACCCACTGCCAGCTGCCTTCCTCCTCTCGGTGGCGGCTATTTCTGACCTTGTGGGGCGTGTGGCTTCTGGGTGGCTAGGCGATGCTGTCCCAGGGCCTGTGGCAAGACTCCTGATGCTCTGGACCACCCTGACTGGGGTGATACTGGCCCTGTACCCTGTGGCTGACGCGCCCACTGGCTTGGTGGCCCTGACTATGGCCTACGGCTTCACATCAGGGGCCCTGACCCCAGTGGCCTTCTCCGTGCTGCCTGAACTGGTGGGGACTGGAAAGATATACTGTGGCCTGGGACTGGTACAGATGGTAGAAAGCATCGGGGGGCTGCTGGGGGCTCCTCTGTCAG GCTACCTCCGGGATGTGACAGGCAACTACACAGCTTCTTTTGTGGTAGCTGGGGCCTTCCTTCTGGCAGGAAGTGGAGTTCTCATCACTTTGCCCCACTTCTTCTGCTTCTCAGCTCCTACCTCCAAGCCCCAGGATCTTGTAACAGAGGCACTGGATACCAAAGTCCCCCTGcctgaggaggggctgggagaggatTGA
- the SLC16A11 gene encoding LOW QUALITY PROTEIN: monocarboxylate transporter 11 (The sequence of the model RefSeq protein was modified relative to this genomic sequence to represent the inferred CDS: deleted 1 base in 1 codon), with product MTPKPTGPPDGGWGWVVAAAGFAVNGLSYGVLRSLGLAFPDFAEYFDRNAQETAWVSALALAVQQAASPVGSALSTRWGARPVVMVGGVLTSLGFVFSAFAHSLLHLYLGLGVLAGSGWALVFAPALGTVSRYFSRRRVLAVGLALMGNGASSLLLAPALQLLLDNFGWRGALLLLGAVTLHLTPCGALLRPLALPGDPLALPRSPLAALGLGLFRRPAFLVLTLGTALVGVGYFIPYVHLAPHALDRGLGGYGAALVVAAAAVGDIGVRLPCGWLADQGWVPLPRLLTIFGALTGLGLLAVGLVPVVGNEDSWGGPLLAAAGVYGLSAGSFAPLTFCVLPELVGIGNVVQATGLVMLLLSLGGLLGPPLSGFLKDETGDFTASFLMCGSFVLSGSFIYLGLPKALPSCRQASRPGTPPPEMGELLPVPQVALLSPGDPHSTLDTTC from the exons ATGACCCCCAAGCCAACCGGACCCCCGGacgggggctggggctgggtggtGGCGGCCGCAGGGTTCGCGGTGAATGGACTCTCCTACGGGGTGTTACGCTCCCTGGGCCTCGCCTTCCCTGACTTCGCGGAGTATTTTGACCGAAACGCTCAGGAGACGGCGTGGGTCAGCGCCCTGGCCCTGGCAGTGCAGCAGGCAGCCA GCCCAGTGGGCAGTGCCCTGAGCACCCGCTGGGGGGCGCGCCCTGTCGTGATGGTTGGGGGCGTCCTCACCTCGCTCGGCTTCGTCTTCTCGGCTTTCGCCCACAGTCTGCTGCACCTCTACCTTGGCCTGGGCGTCCTTGCTG GCTCCGGCTGGGCCCTGGTGTTCGCCCCTGCCCTGGGGACCGTCTCCCGTTACTTCTCCCGCCGTCGAGTCTTGGCCGTGGGGCTGGCACTCATGGGCAACGGGGCCTCCTCGCTGCTCTTGGCGCCCGCTTTACAGCTCCTCCTTGATAATTTTGGCTGGCGGGGCGCCCTGCTCCTCCTCGGAGCCGTCACCCTTCACCTCACCCCCTGTGGCGCCCTGCTACGACCCCTGGCGCTTCCTGGCGACCCCCTGGCCCTACCCCGAAGCCCTCTAGCTGCCCTTGGCCTCGGTCTCTTCAGACGCCCGGCCTTCCTAGTTTTGACACTAGGCACGGCCTTAGTGGGGGTCGGTTACTTCATCCCCTACGTGCACTTGGCTCCTCACGCTTTAGATCGGGGCCTGGGCGGGTATGGGGCGGCGCTGGTGGTGGCGGCGGCTGCGGTGGGGGATATCGGCGTTCGGCTCCCCTGCGGGTGGCTGGCAGACCAGGGTTGGGTGCCCCTCCCGCGGTTGCTGACGATATTCGGGGCTCTGACAGGCCTGGGGCTGCTGGCGGTGGGATTGGTCCCTGTGGTGGGGAACGAGGACAGCTGG GGGGGCCCCCTGCTGGCCGCGGCTGGGGTCTACGGCCTGAGCGCCGGAAGTTTCGCCCCGTTGACTTTCTGTGTGCTCCCGGAGCTAGTGGGCATCGGAAATGTGGTACAGGCCACCGGtctggtgatgctgctgctgagcCTCGGGGGGCTTCTAGGCCCTCCCCTGTCAG GCTTCCTAAAGGATGAGACCGGAGACTTCACCGCCTCCTTCCTCATGTGCGGCTCTTTCGTCCTCTCTGGCAGCTTCATCTATTTGGGGCTGCCCAAGGCGCTGCCCTCTTGCCGTCAGGCCTCACGTCCAGGCACTCCACCCCCTGAGATGGGGGAGCTGCTCCCGGTCCCTCAGGTTGCCCTGCTCTCCCCGGGAGACCCTCACTCCACTCTGGACACCACTTGTTGA
- the LOC113878359 gene encoding C-type lectin domain family 10 member A-like, translating into MSVKYEDLQYLESEKKSQRFTEALFSSQTFLKRLLSSPCLLLLSLALSLLLASICVMGYQNFKFQSDLQTLRTSFSNFTSNSMAEVQALNSQGRNFQEMITSLKAEVESHKQELQAARSLNDKVLSLENRLEKQLEELKAGDSEMLLRVQQLVKNLNSLTCKMDALKSNGSQNTACCPANWLEHEGHCYWFSSLRKPWPEAEKDCQLKNAQLVVINSRDEQDFIQANLHPYFTWMGLSDPDGVWKWVDGSDYETNIKNWKPGQPDDFHGHGLGGGEDCAHFYPDGEWNDDACQRLYYWICEAGLSQGN; encoded by the exons ATGTCAGTGAAGTACGAAGACCTTCAGTACTTGGAGAGTGAGAAAAAAAGCCAGAGGTTTACAGAAG CGCTGTTTTCTTCCCAGACCTTTCTGAAGCGGCTCCTCTCCAGCCCTTGCCTCCTCCTGCTCTCCCTGGCCCTCAGCCTCCTGCTGGCCAGCATCTGTGTGATGGGATACCAAA ATTTCAAGTTTCAGAGTGACCTGCAGACCCTGAGAACAAGTTTCAGTAACTTCACTTCAAACAGTATGGCCGAGGTCCAGGCACTGAACTCCCAGG GTCGCAACTTTCAAGAAATGATAACATCACTGAAAGCTGAGGTGGAAAGTCACAAGCAAGAACTGCAAGCTG CCCGTAGCTTGAATGACAAGGTGCTTTCTCTGGAGAACAGGCTGGAGAAGCAACTGGAAGAACTCAAAGCAG GTGATTCTGAAATGCTCCTTCGAGTCCAGCAGCTGGTCAAGAACCTGAACTCCCTGACCTGCAAGATGGATGCTCTCAAGAGCAATG GCTCTCAAAACACAGCCTGCTGTCCCGCCAACTGGCTGGAGCATGAAGGCCACTGCTACTGGTTCTCCTCCTTGCGGAAGCCCTGGCCAGAAGCTGAGAAAGACTGCCAACTGAAGAATGCCCAACTGGTAGTCATCAACTCCAGAGACGAACAG GATTTTATCCAGGCCAACCTACATCCTTACTTCACCTGGATGGGCCTCAGTGATCCGGATGGAGTCTGGAAATGGGTGGATGGGTCGGACTATGAGACCAACATCAA gaattggAAGCCAGGCCAGCCGGATGACTTTCATGGGCATGggctgggtgggggtgaggaCTGTGCCCATTTCTACCCTGATGGCGAGTGGAATGACGATGCCTGCCAAAGACTCTACTACTGGATCTGCGAGGCTGGACTGAGCCAAGGCAACTAA